The Polaribacter sp. HaHaR_3_91 genomic sequence TAAGAGACAGAAAAAAGAAACTGTTGGTGTATCTAGAACACCAAAGAACGAAGAGCTTAGTTATGAAACTTTAAGTTTAAAGCAACTTAACCAAGCTAAGAGTTTTATTCATTTAGCAGGGAAAGCCCACGATTTAAAAAAAACATCTGAAGACAAAGAATATTTTGAAGTAAATACAGAATTGACTAAAACACTTTTCAATCAATTTTTACAAAGTGATTGTGAGGTATTTATATACATGAGTTCTGTAAAAGCTGCTGCAGACGAAGTAGAAGGTCTTTTAACAGAAGAAGTAAAGCCAAACCCAGTTACGGTGTATGGAAAGTCTAAATTAGCCGCAGAAACATATATTTTAGCACAAGAAATTCCTGACAACAAAAGAGTGTATATTTTAAGACCTTGCATGATTCATGGGCCTAATAATAAAGGGAATTTAAATTTATTGTATAGTTTTGTGTCTAAAGGAATTCCGTATCCTTTTGGTAAATATGAAAATGCAAGATCTTTTGTTTCTGTAGAAAATTTATGTTTTATAATTAATGAATTGATAGAGAATACAAGTGTACCATCTGGTATCTATAATGTAGCTGATGATGCTTCTTTATCTACAACGGAATTGGTGCAAACAATTGGCAATGGAATAGGAAAACCTGCAAAAGTTTTAAATATTCCGAAGTTTTTTGTGAATATTCTTGCAAAAATAGGTGATGTATTGCCTTTACCTGTAAATTCTGAAAGATTACAAAAATTGACCGAAAATTATGAAGTTTCTAATTCAAAGATAAAAAAAGCACTTCAAAAAGAATTACCTTTATCAGTAGAAGAAGGAATCAAAAAAACAATAGCATCATTTTAAGTTTATGGAGAAGAATTTAATCGTTTTATGTATATTAATTGTAGCCTCTTTTGTGTATTTAAAGTTGGCTAATAAATTTAATATTGTAGACAAACCTAATGAAAGAAGTTCGCATACGAAAGTAACAATACGTGGAGGGGGAATTATTTTTCCGATTGCAATTTTATTATTCTTCTTTTTGAATGATTTTCAATATCCCTTTTTTGTTTTAGGATTGTTTTTAATTGCTTTCGTTAGTTTTTTAGATGACATCTACACGTTAAGTTCAAGAGTTCGGTTTCCTTTTCAAATAATTGCTATATCCTTAATATTATTTCAAGCAGCGTTCCCTGTTTTTCCATTGTATTATTCAGTACTTTGTTTAGTGTTGGGGGTTGCAGTAATTAATATGTTCAATTTTATGGACGGTATTAATGGTGTTACAGGCATGTATAGTTTGGCTGTATTATCTGGTATGTATTTTATCAACTTAAATGAGGCCATCGTTCATACAGATTTAATTGTATTTTCTGGTTTGTCTCTTCTGGTTTTTGGTTTTTATAATTTCAGAAAAAAAGCACTTTTTTTTGCAGGAGATATTGGGAGTATCGCCATAGGGATGTTGCTCTTTTTTATCGGATTTTTATTTGTTTTAAAATTACAATCTCCAATATTTTTATTGTTAATTTTAGTGTATGGAGTAGATACAGCTCTTACAATGCTATATAGAATTGTCTATACGAAGGAAAGTGTTTTAGATCCTCATAGGCACCATGTGTATCAAAAATTGGTTGATGTAT encodes the following:
- a CDS encoding glycosyltransferase family 4 protein, encoding MEKNLIVLCILIVASFVYLKLANKFNIVDKPNERSSHTKVTIRGGGIIFPIAILLFFFLNDFQYPFFVLGLFLIAFVSFLDDIYTLSSRVRFPFQIIAISLILFQAAFPVFPLYYSVLCLVLGVAVINMFNFMDGINGVTGMYSLAVLSGMYFINLNEAIVHTDLIVFSGLSLLVFGFYNFRKKALFFAGDIGSIAIGMLLFFIGFLFVLKLQSPIFLLLILVYGVDTALTMLYRIVYTKESVLDPHRHHVYQKLVDVSKISHLKVSMGYAVLQLVVNFTILKTYKLELSTQLIVFFGVIVLFIILYIFLFRLLAKKAKMNNAT
- a CDS encoding NAD-dependent epimerase/dehydratase family protein, which produces MNSNLHIITGNKGFVGLNLIDYFKRQKKETVGVSRTPKNEELSYETLSLKQLNQAKSFIHLAGKAHDLKKTSEDKEYFEVNTELTKTLFNQFLQSDCEVFIYMSSVKAAADEVEGLLTEEVKPNPVTVYGKSKLAAETYILAQEIPDNKRVYILRPCMIHGPNNKGNLNLLYSFVSKGIPYPFGKYENARSFVSVENLCFIINELIENTSVPSGIYNVADDASLSTTELVQTIGNGIGKPAKVLNIPKFFVNILAKIGDVLPLPVNSERLQKLTENYEVSNSKIKKALQKELPLSVEEGIKKTIASF